CCAGCCCCAGTTGTTCGGCCAGCGGGACGTCGACCGCGTTCACCGGCTTCGACCGGTGCGCGAGCAACTCGCGGAGCCCGCGCTCCCCGAAGCCCGACGTCGTCCGCCCGTCCTGCCCGGTTTTGCCCAGCAGCACGATCTCCGCCTCGGGTCGCGCCTCGGTCAGCGCGTCCAGGATCAGCTGCCACGAACCCACCGACGGGTACAGCGCCGGCTCGCTCGAACCGCTCGGCAGCACCGCGATCCGGGGCCGGCGCTCGCGGCGCACCCGTTCGGGGAGTTCGAAGCGCAGGTGCTGCCGAGGCAGGTAGCCGACGCGCGGGTCACCCACGAAGGTGCGCTTGACGCGCGCGACGAGGTGCTCTTCGGCCGCGGTGTAGTAGTCGCGCATGCCGGGGAACATCTCCAGCTGGAAGTCCTGGTACCGCCGGGAGTCCTCGATCACGTGGTCCCATTCGCGCGGCAGCGCGGCCAGCCGGGCCGCGGAGTCGGGGTCCCGCTCCACAAAGGAATGATCCATCGCGTACTTCGCCGAGACGAACGGGCAGTAGTCGGCGAACTCCACCGCGGTGGCCGCGTTGAGCGCCACCGCGATCTCCCGGTCCGGCCGCGCCGCGTGGTGGCCGTTCGCGTAGTACAGCGCCTCCACCGCGTGCCCGATGGGCTGCGCGTAGAAGAAGTTGATCAACGTGCGATCGGTCATCGGGCCACCCTGTCAGCCCGGCCCGCGGTGGTGAAACCTATTTTCCGCGCCCGTTGGCCCGCAGGATCTTCGCCGCCCGGACGGTGGCCCAGCCGTACCACTCGAAGGTGCCGGCCGCGGAGAAGCTGTGCCAGTCGACCGCCCAGCCGCCGTCCGGCGACCGCGCGGCTTCGAGCTTGTCGAGTTCCGCCTCGATCGCTTCGGCCGGGAAGAACTGCCGCAGCGGACCGGGTTCCGGCGCGAAGTCGAGCGGGTTCATCGCCTCGCCGTCGGCGCCGCCTTCGACCGCCAGCGAACCGGAAGCCGGGATGAATCCGCCGACCCGCTTCAGCTCGTCCTCCGCCGAAATCGCTTCGAGGAACTGCAGTGAGTACCGGAGTTCCAGCGCGTGCCGGGCGTGGTCCATCTCCCGGATGCGCCGCAGCGAGTGCTCCGTCGCGGTGGCGAGCCAGGGGTGCTCGCGCAGCTTCGCGTCGTGCCGCGCGACGCGGTGCGCGATCCCGGCGAGCATGGCGGTCATGTGCAGGGAGGACTCGGTGGGATCGGCCGAGACGAAGAACGGCGCGCACCCGGCCGGGTCCTCGATCGGCAGCGCGAACGGCAGCCCGCCGTCGGGCAGGGTGATCGAGGCGAGCCAGTCGCACAGCCCGCTCGCCTCGGGCGCGGATCCGGTCTCCTCGAACACTTCGAAGGCGTGCAGCGCGCTCACCGGCTGGCTGCTCCGCGACCGCAGGTCGGGTTCGAGGCCGGAGCCGTAGCCGCCGTCCGGATTGCGGTAGCCGGCCAGCGCGGCCAGTGCCGCTTCCGCCGAGCCCCCGTCGAAGAGCAGTTCGTACCGGCGCCGGTCGAGCAACCTGGCCCGGGTGGCCATGAATTCGGAGGTGGTGTTCATGCTTCGAGTGTGGTGCGGCCGTCTTGAACGGAACGGTCAGCCGAGCCCGCCCGCCGGTTCGGTGGTCCGCCAGTGCTCGATCAGCGGCTTGAAGGCGTCGGCCAGCAGCGGCAGTTCCGGGATCATCGGCAGGCAGCCGACGAGTTGCAGGTTGCGCAGCGCTTCCATGGCCCGCAGCAGCCGCGGGTCGACCGGTCGCAGGCCGAACTCGGCGGCCTCGGCGTTGTAGGCGGTGACGCCCTCGTCGCCGATCCCGACGAGGTCCCATTCGACCGGCCCGCGCGTCACGTGCTCGAAGTCAGAGAAATACACCCGGTCAGGTGTCTCGATCAGGTTGTAGTACGGCGCGTCCCCGTGCACCACCTGAATGGCGGCGTCCGGGAACTCGGTCAGGAACGCCTCCTCCGAGGCCAGGAGCGGCGCGAACACCGCCCATTCCCGGCGCGCGCGGTCCAGGTCCTCGGGCGGCAGCAGGTCGGGGCGGCCGTTCAGCTGCTCCAGCGCGTCATCCAGGAAGCCGTCCATCATCGCCAGGAAGCCCAGGTCGCCGGGGTACTCGCGGAGCACCGAGTGCAGCCGCGCGGTGAGCGCGAGCCTCGGGCCGGTGTCCAGTTCGGGTTCGGTGACGCCCTCGATCAGCTCCCAGAAGGTGATGCCGAAACCGTCGCGCCGCACCGGTTCGGCGGGCATCAGCGGACTCGGCACCACGGTCGGCTCCCCGCGCTCGGCCAGCCACCGGGTGACGGCGAGTTCGTTGCGCTGGAGCCCGGCCTGCTGCTCGGGGGTGACCGAGCGCGGCAGCACGGTCGGCACGCGGGCGATCACCGGCGCCGGGTCCAGGGCCACCACGACGGAGAACACGTCGTAGATGGCCCTGGGCGCGGTCACCGTCACGCCGAGTTCCCGCGCCGCGTCGGCCGCGGCGCGGGTCGCTCGATCGGTACGGGCGGCGAGATCTTCGGGTGAAAGCATCCGCCTACCCTAGGTGAGCGGTCAGCGTGCTCCGGTGAGGTGGTCGAGCGCGAGCTGGGCCAGCCGGATGAAGCCGTAGTTGCGCTCGGCCGCCTTGTCCGCGTCGAAGTCCTCGAAGGCGGACCGGTCGGCGAGCAGGTCGGCGGCGGTCTCGCCCTCGTTCAGCGTGGGCACGGCCAGCTCCGGCACCAGCGAGGTGGCCAGCGCCTCCTGCACCTCGGGATCGGCGCGGAAGGCGCGGGAGCGCTCGGCGAAGATGAGGTAGCTGCGCATGTTCGCGGCCGCGCTGGCCCACACGCCGTCCATGTTCTCGGTGCGCAGCGGCTTGTAGTCGAAGTGGCGGGGGCCGTCGTAGCCGCCGTTCTCCAGCAGGTCGACCAGGAAGAACGAGGACAGCACGTCACCGTGGCCGAAGACCAGGTCCTGGTCGAACCGGGGGCCGCGCTGGCCGTTGAGGTCGATGTGGAACAGCTTGCCCTGCCACAGCGCCTGCCCGATGCCGTGCACCACGTTCAGCCCGGCCATCTGCTCGTGGCCGACCTCCGGGTTGACGCCGACGATCTCGTGGTTGTCCAGGGTGGAGATGAACGCCAGCGCGTGGCCGACGGTGGGCAGCAGGATGTCGCCACGCGGCTCGTTCGGCTTCGGCTCGAGCGCGAGCCGAAGGCCGAGGCCCTGGTCGAGCACGTACTGGGCGAGGAAGTCGATGCCCTCGCGGTAGCGGTCCATCGCCGCGTTGATGTCCTTCGCGGCGTCGGTCTCGGAGCCCTCGCGGCCGCCCCAGAGCACGAAGGTGGACGCGCCGAGGTCGGCGGCCAGCTCCATGTTGCGCATGACCTTGCGCAGCGCGAACCGGCGGACCGAGCGGTCGTTGCTGGTCAGGCTGCCGTCCTTGAACACGGGGTGGCTGAACAGGTCCGTGGTGACCATCGGCACCACCAGCCCGGTCTCGGCCAGTGCCGCCTTGAACCGCTTGATCCGCCGGTCGCGCTCGTCGTCGGCGGAGCCGAACGGGAACAGGTTGTCGTCGTGGAAGGTGATGCCCCACGCACCGAGTTCGGACAGGCGGTGCACGGCCTCCACCGCGTCGAGCGGAGCCCGGCTGGCCGGGCCGAACATGTCGTTCGCCTCCCAGCCCACCGTCCACAGCCCGAAGCTGAACCTGTCCTCGCGCGTCGGTGCCAGTGTCATCACGCCTCCCTGAATAAGTTTGATGCCTGAACTTATCCGGGCGGGCTCGGCCGGGTCAAGGCTTTCGTTCAGCCATCAAACGAATACAATCGCCCGATGATCGGGCCCGCCGGACAGCACACCGTGCGCCAGCACAACTCCGCGCTCGTGCTGCGCGCGATCGCCGACGGCCCCGGGGTTTCGCGTGCCGGGCTGGCCGCGGCCACCGGGCTGACCAAGGCGACCGTGTCCAGCGTGGTCGACGCGCTGATCGCGGCCGGGCTGGTCGCCGAGGGCGAGCCCGAGCGGCGCAACGGGCCGGGCAGGCGCGGCACCGTGGTGTCCCTGTCCCCCACCGGCCCGCACGGACTCGGCGTGGAGATCGGCGTGGACTACCTCGCCTACTGCCTGGTCGACCTGACCGGCGCGGTGCGGGCGGAGCGGGTCCGGGTCGCCGACAACCGCACGCCGCGGGTGTTCCGCCGGACCAGGGACTTCCTGGCGTCCGCGCTCAAGGAGGCCGAGGCGCTGGGCGTGCCGGTCGGCGGGGTCGGCATCGCGGTGCCGGGACTGGTCGAGTCGAGCACCGGCGTGGTGCGGCTGGCCCCCAATCTCGGCTGGCACGACGTCGATCTGCCCGCGAAGCTCGGCGGCACCTTCTCCGTCGGGAACGAGGCGAACTTCGCCGCGCTGGCCGAACTCTGGCACGGTTCGGGCCTGCCGGACTTCGTGCACGTCTCCGGCGAGATCGGCATCGGCGCCGGTCTGGTGCTGGGCCGTTCGCTGTTCGAAGGCGTGCGCGGGCTGGGCGGGGAGATCGGGCACCTGCCGGTCGACCCGCAGGGACCGCCGTGCTCGTGCGGGGCGAACGGCTGCCTGGAACGCATGGCCGGCCAGGAGGAGATCCTGCGCCTTTCCGGGGCGGAATCGGTCGACGACCTGATCGGCCTGCTGGACACCGGCGATCGCACCGCTGTGGCGGCAGTGAGGGAAGCCGCGCACTGGCTCGGCCTCGGACTGTCCACTGTGGTCAATCTGGTCGACGTGCCCGCCGTGGTGCTCGGCGGCACCTACGCCCGGCTGGAACCGTGGCTGCGTGAACCCCTGCTGACCGAACTGGAGCGGCGCGTGGCCAGCTCGGCTTGGTCGCCGGTGAACCTGGTGCGCTCCCCGCTGGGCACCGGCGCCGCCGTCCGCGGCGCGGCGGCTTCGGTGATCCGCGGCATCATCGCCGCCCCCGAAATCTGACTGACTCGCGACGCACTTTTCCCGCGCGTTCCGGAAATGGTGGGAAAATGCCTCGCGAATTCAGAGCACGCACGCGCTGAAATCGACGCCGGTGACAAAGCGGCCGGTCACCGCGGCGAGGTCGGGCCAGCCGCGCCCGGACGGGGAATGCAGGGTGAACACCGCGGCCCGCGCGCCCGCGCGGTCGAGCACCACGGCCTGCAGCTGGGCACCACCGGGCAGGATGCGCTCGGTGACCACCACGGGGTAACCGCGGGTGGTTTCGGCCTGGGTGACCTCGCGAATGCCCGGACCGGCCGCGTCGGCGAGGAAGCAGCGCAGTTCGGCGGCGGTCACCGCGCGATCGACCGGAACCACCCCGCCGACCAGGATGCCCGGATCGGCGGCCGGGTGCTCGACCAGCGCGAGCAGCACG
The genomic region above belongs to Amycolatopsis sp. YIM 10 and contains:
- a CDS encoding phosphotransferase; its protein translation is MLSPEDLAARTDRATRAAADAARELGVTVTAPRAIYDVFSVVVALDPAPVIARVPTVLPRSVTPEQQAGLQRNELAVTRWLAERGEPTVVPSPLMPAEPVRRDGFGITFWELIEGVTEPELDTGPRLALTARLHSVLREYPGDLGFLAMMDGFLDDALEQLNGRPDLLPPEDLDRARREWAVFAPLLASEEAFLTEFPDAAIQVVHGDAPYYNLIETPDRVYFSDFEHVTRGPVEWDLVGIGDEGVTAYNAEAAEFGLRPVDPRLLRAMEALRNLQLVGCLPMIPELPLLADAFKPLIEHWRTTEPAGGLG
- the xylA gene encoding xylose isomerase; the encoded protein is MTLAPTREDRFSFGLWTVGWEANDMFGPASRAPLDAVEAVHRLSELGAWGITFHDDNLFPFGSADDERDRRIKRFKAALAETGLVVPMVTTDLFSHPVFKDGSLTSNDRSVRRFALRKVMRNMELAADLGASTFVLWGGREGSETDAAKDINAAMDRYREGIDFLAQYVLDQGLGLRLALEPKPNEPRGDILLPTVGHALAFISTLDNHEIVGVNPEVGHEQMAGLNVVHGIGQALWQGKLFHIDLNGQRGPRFDQDLVFGHGDVLSSFFLVDLLENGGYDGPRHFDYKPLRTENMDGVWASAAANMRSYLIFAERSRAFRADPEVQEALATSLVPELAVPTLNEGETAADLLADRSAFEDFDADKAAERNYGFIRLAQLALDHLTGAR
- a CDS encoding ROK family transcriptional regulator — its product is MIGPAGQHTVRQHNSALVLRAIADGPGVSRAGLAAATGLTKATVSSVVDALIAAGLVAEGEPERRNGPGRRGTVVSLSPTGPHGLGVEIGVDYLAYCLVDLTGAVRAERVRVADNRTPRVFRRTRDFLASALKEAEALGVPVGGVGIAVPGLVESSTGVVRLAPNLGWHDVDLPAKLGGTFSVGNEANFAALAELWHGSGLPDFVHVSGEIGIGAGLVLGRSLFEGVRGLGGEIGHLPVDPQGPPCSCGANGCLERMAGQEEILRLSGAESVDDLIGLLDTGDRTAVAAVREAAHWLGLGLSTVVNLVDVPAVVLGGTYARLEPWLREPLLTELERRVASSAWSPVNLVRSPLGTGAAVRGAAASVIRGIIAAPEI